The following nucleotide sequence is from Basilea psittacipulmonis DSM 24701.
GTATGATGAATCGGTGGCTAAAAAACGATGGCAGAATGTGTTGGATTTAGTTCAAAACCTTGGTGATAAAGCCCAAGAAGAGGACATGAGTTTATCGCAAATTTTGCAATACGTTTCTTTGATCACTATGTTGGAAAGAAAGTCTGACGATGGTTTGGAAAACGATGCCATTAAACTTTCTACGATTCATGCGTCCAAAGGCTTGGAATATCCCTATGTATTTATTATGGGGTGCGAAGAGGGCTATTTACCTTTCTTTCGCAATGAAGAAGATGATGAGTTGGATATTTCAGAGACAGAACAGTTAAATGAAAATGCCAAAAGAGTTCAAGAGGAACGTCGTTTGATGTATGTAGCCGTCACTAGGGCCAAGTATTATCTGGCGTTGACTTGGAGTAAATCGAGAAAAGGCAGACGAGCAAATACGAAGATTAATCGCGAACCCTCACGCTTTATTCGTGAAATGGGCTTGTATCCAAGCAAAAGAGCGTTGTTAGAAGATGAAGAACATCTTCCTGCAAGCGTGCGATTGCAAAAACTATTAGAATCGTTGGCCTAAATAATTATTTCTTGCTGAACCCAAAAAATCTCTGGATTTATGCCTGTCTTGATGAAAAGATGTGATGAGTAAATGGGTGCTCAGATCTTCAAGTTGCCTGAATAGAATATGTGTTGGGTGCTGATGGGAAATGCTTGAGAGTAGCTTGTGGAAACGTTAGGAGGTGCCTACGTCTTTTGTGTTGTGTGGTGATGGAAAATGCTTGAGAGTGTTTTACGAAAATCTGAGGAAGTGCCTAGGTTTTTGTCTTGGTGCTGATGGGAAATGCTTGAGAGTAGCTTGTTGAAACGTTAAGAAGTGCCTACGCCTTTTGTGTCGCGTACGATGGAAAACGTTTTAGGTGGGTCAAATTAAAGATAAAAAAAAGCTATTTTTACGAGAAAAATAGCTTGGGAGGAAGAATAAAAATGAATAAATTATTTAGGTTCAGGCAAGTTGCCACCTGAATGATTAATCATGTACACAACGGCACGTTCAACCTCTAAGTCCTCTAGATCAGGATTACCGCCTTTTGCAGGCATGGCATTAAATCCTTTTAGAGCGTGAGTGAATAATTGCTCAGCACCTTCTGCAATACGAGGTGCCCATGCGGCGTTATCACCTACTTTCGGAGCACCAGCTAAACCAGCACCATGACAGGTATGACAGGTTTCGTTATAAACCTGTTCGCCAGACAAAGGACCCGTTTTAACAGGTGCCGCAGCAACAGGAGACAGAACGTTATAAGACGCAACAGGTGCAATTCTTAATGTAATCGCATCATCCGAAAACTCTTCAGATACAGGTTCCTTATTTAATGCAAATGCAAGTATTGCAATGATTAAAGCAGGTGTCACGACAGCAAGAATCGACACAGCGATAATAAAAGAAGTGCTGGTTTTTTCTTCGTGTTGGGGTTGTTGTTCTATGCTCATGGATAAACCTTATGCAAAAAATAATTCGCTATTATAACGAAAAAGTTAATGGTTACAAAGCTATAATGATAAACTGTTATGGCTTAAAACGCATTAGAAACCTTAACAATCGTTGAGATATATCAAACTCGCTGTAGTTCAATGGATAGAATAAGAGTTTCCGAAGCTCTTGATGTGGGTTCAATTCCCGCCGGCGAGGCCAATATTTATGGGTATCTTATTGTTTTTTAATAAGGATAAAAAAGTTGTTCTTTGATTTATATCCTTGTGTTGAGAATAAGGTACTTTTGTGGGTATAAAAACAACACTTCAAAACCATATGATAGGATGGCTTTGCGATTAAAGATGGGCTTCTGTGCTGTTGATGCAAGGCATCAATCAAATAAAAATTTTAGTTTGGAATAAAACTTTATTTGAAAAAAGATAAAACAAATAGAAGATTAGCTATAAATTTTGTAACATTATCCATTTTTTGGGTAGTGTTTATGCTAAAATGGTGTTAGCTTTTCACTATGTGAATGATAACTTAATGATAAATGAGAGATAAAGTGAATTTAAATCGTTTTTTTCGTTTCTCTGCTACGACGTTGGTTGCTGGTATGTTGGTAGCATGCAGTACTAGTAATGTTAATCCTGATACAGGGTTGACAGACGACCCACAGTGGCCAGAAGTATCCCAAAGTGACATCGACTCAGGTCGAGTGGGTAGAGTAGTACCAAGAGAAAGCTTGGCTACACTAAGAGGTGGTATGACCAAGGATAATTTGTACTACATACTCGGTACGCCAGACTATGTGGGGGCATGGCGTTCTACTGACTGGAACTATGTCTTACGCTTTAAGAAAGATGATAACTTGGAGAACGACACGGTATGTATCTTAAAGGTTACCTATCAGTCGCCACGTTTTGAACCCAAGATTGCAAGAGGTTTTTATTGGAAACCGCTTTCCCCAGCGAATGCAGTATGTCCTCCTGAATTAGATTTTAAGGGATTGGCTTATAAAGCAAATACCCAGACATCTCATCAGAAACATCTGTAAGATTCGAACGATTAAATCCCAGAGCTCATGCTTTCTGGGATTTTTTTATGCCTATTCAATTTTCCTTTTTTTGTAAAATCATCGTTAAAACTGTTAATTAGATAGGTTTGTAAAGTGATACCTAGTTTTGATGATGCGTGACAGCGTTAATTCAGCATGAAACGAGTCATTACCTGTTTGAATCTTTTTTAAAGTGTTTGTATCAAACAGGCTGATCATAAGAATTCGCTATCTTACTGTATCCGCACGTAAATTGATTTTTTAATATGTGCTGTGTTACATTGTCTGCTCATCAAGAATGTGACACCATTTGCTTTAAATCTAAAGGTTCAAAATGACATTATTAACATCCTATATTCAAGGTAATTACGTACCAGTAAAAGAATCTGCCTATGTTTTTGAAACGATCAATCCAGCTAATGGTGAGGTGTTGGCTAAGGTGCAGCAAAGTGATCGTGATGAAGTGGATTTTGCGGTGCGGTCAGCTAAAGAGGGACAAAAAATCTGGGCGGCCAAAACACCTGTCGAAAGAAGTCGTATTTTATTAAAGGCAGTAGCATTATTACGTGAACGAAATGACGAACTGGCTTTATTGGAGACACGTGATACAGGTAAACCATTATCTGAAACCTTGTATGTTGATATTGTGACAGGGGCGGATGTCATTGAGTATTACGCTGGGTTGGTGGCAGCGATTGAAGGTCGTCAAATACCGCTTAGAGACAGTAGTTTTGTTTATACACGTCAAGAACCTTTGGGGGTGGTGGCAGGTATTGGTGCGTGGAATTATCCTATTCAGATTGCGATGTGGAAAGCAGCTCCCGCTTTGGCAGCTGGAAATGCTATGATTTTTAAACCCAGTGAAGTAACACCATGCAGTGCATTGAAGTTGGCTGAGATTTTTACTCAAGCAGGCTTGCCTGATGGCGTATTCAATGTAGTACAAGGAGATTGGCGTGTGGGTGAAATGTTAAGTTTGCATCCAGATATTGCTAAAGTATCGTTTACAGGTGGGGTCAGCACAGGCAAGAAAGTGATGTCACAAGCGGCAGGTTCTACGCTGAAAGAAGTAACCATGGAGTTGGGTGGTAAATCTCCTTTGATTATTTGTCCCGATGCAGACTTGGATCTGGCAGCCGATATTGCGATGATGGCCAACTTTTACAGCTCTGGTCAGGTCTGCACAAATGGAACACGAGTGTTTGTGCCTAAGTCCTTAGTCGCTGAATTTGAACAAAAGATCATAGAACGTGTAGCACGTATTCGTTTGGGTAACCCTGAAAAAGAAGAGACTAATTTTGGTCCTTTGGTCAGTTTTTCTCATATGGAAAAAGTATTGTCTTATATTGAAAAAGGCAAAGTAGAAGGGGCAAAATTGCTAGCAGGAGGCACTCGTGTGACGGATGGAGAATATGCCAAAGGTGCGTATGTTGCTCCAACAGTTTTTACGGATTGTCATGATGAGATGAGTATTGTGCGTGATGAAATTTTTGGTCCCGTGATGAGTATGTTGACCTATGAAACAGAGGGAGAAGTTATTCGTCGAGCTAATGATACGACGTATGGTTTGGCTGCTGGCGTGGTATCTCCTGATCTGAAAACTGCTCATCGTATTATCGCTCAGATTCAAGCGGGTATTTGCTGGTTAAATACATGGGGAGAGTCGCCTGCCCAAATGCCTGTGGGTGGTTATAAGGCCTCAGGTGTAGGACGTGAAAATGGAATCCAAACATTAATGCACTATACGCAAACTAAATCCATTCAAGTAGAACTAGGTGAGTTTCGCTCCGTGTTTTAATCACGCTCGAACAGCCGATGAATGCTTGGTTTTAGGCGGTTTGATGGGTGGTGATAAACACGATGCTTATCTAGGTGAGTTTCGTTCTGTGTTTTAATCACGCTTGAACAGCCGATGAATGCTTGGTTTGAAGCGGTTTGATGAGTGGTGATGGAAACGATGCTTATCAGGTGAGTTTCGCTCCGTGCTTTAATCGCGCTCGAACAGCCGATGAACGCTTGGTTTGGGGCGGTTTGATGAGTGATGATAAACACGATGATTGGCTGGGTAAGTTTTTTGAATCATGAATGGATCGCGTATGGAAAGCTTGATGAATAGGCGTTTTCAATGAAAAGCAGTGCGGATATTGGATTTTAAAGAAGATAGATATTTATCGTTGACCCAAAGAACATACTATGTAAAGGAAATAAGATGAAAACAGAATACGATTACATTATTGTGGGCGCAGGTTCAGCTGGAAGTTGCTTAGCAGCACGTTTAACAGAAGATGCGGGCGTTCGTGTATTATTGTTGGAAGCAGGTCGTCCAGATTATCGTTTGGATTTTCGTACTCAGATGCCCGCTGGTTTAGCTATGCCTTTACAAGGAAGAACGTATAACTGGGGTTATAAAACTGATCCTGAACCTTATATGAATAATCGTCGTATGGATTGTAGTCGTGGTATGGGTTTGGGAGGTTCTTCTTTAATCAATGGTATGTGCTATATCCGTGGTAACGCTTTGGATTTTGACCACTGGGCAAAGATTAAAGGTTTAGAAGATTGGACTTATTTGGATTGTCTGCCTTATTTTAAGAAAGCCGAATGTCGTGATGCGGGAGCAAATGATTATCATGGAGGTGATGGGCCAATTGAGGTGACTACCGCAAAACCTGGTACGAATCCTTTGTTTGAAGCGATGATTCAAGCAGGCGTGGACGCAGGTTATCCGAGAACAGAAGACTTGAACGGTTATCAGCAAGAGGGCTTTGGTCCTATGGATCGTTTTGTGACCAAAGAGGGTCGTCGATCTTCAACTTCGAGAGGCTATTTAGACGTTGCCAAAGAACGAGATACCTTAACTATTTTAACGGGTGCGATGACGGATACCTTAGTATTTGATGGGAAACGTTGTGTAGGCGTGCGTTACAGCCATCAAGGTGAAACGAAGATCTCTTATGCGGCGAAAGAAGTGATTGTTTCCAGCGGTTCGATTGCTTCACCTCAGCTTTTGCAACGTAGTGGTGTAGGGCCTGGACAGTGGTTAAAAGAACTGAGTATTGCTGAAGTATTGGATTTATCTGGAGTGGGGAATAATTTGCAAGACCATTTGGAATTGTATATTCAATATGAATGTAAAGAACCCGTATCGATTACGCCTGCTACTTATTGGTGGAATCAGCCTGCGATTGGGGCTGAATGGTTGTTCAAAGGTACAGGTTTGGGGGCTTCCAATCAGTTTGAGGGAGGTGGCTTTATCCGTACTCATGATAAGTTTGAGTGGCCCAATATCCAGTATCATTTCTTACCGATAGCGGTGCGTTATGATGGACGCAGTGCTAGTAAGACACATAGTTTCCAAGCTCATGTCGGATCGATGCGTTCTTTAAGCCGTGGTCGTGTGAAACTCAAATCACGCGATCCGAAAGAGCATCCAAGTATTCTGTTTAATTACATGAGCCATGAACAAGATTGGGAAGAATTCCGTGCAGCGATTCGTATTACGCGTGAAATCATGAATCAGCCAGCTTTAGATCCTTATCGTGGTAAGCCTATTACCCCTACGTTGGATATTCAGACTGATGAACAATTAGATGCTTATGTACGTGAGCATGGCGAAACGGCATATCATCCCTCTTGCACGTGTGCGATGGGCGAAGGCAATCAAGCAGTAGTAGATGGACAAGGTCGTGTGCATGGTTTAGAAGGTTTGCGTGTAGTGGATGCGTCGATTATGCCGAATATCATCACTGGTAACTTGAATGCTACAACGATTATGATGGCCGAGAAAATTGCAGACAAAATTCGTGGTCGCGATCCATTGCCACGTTCAACAGCCCCTTACTATGTGGCTAATGGTGCACCTGTAAGAGGTACGCCTAAACGTGAAGCGTAAAAATGAAATGAGGTAAAACAATGACAGAACGTATTGATGAAATTAAAGCGGAAATAAAACCTTTGTCTATTGCTGAACAAGAGCAAAGATTGATTGCATACTTTAATGAAGCGATTGAAGCAAAAGAGTTTGCTTTGGCAGAAAAGATTGCTTTACTTATCGTGGGAGAGGAACAAGGACAGCCTTATCGCGTTCATCTTAGATTATTTTGTTTGGAATATTTATTGTCTCGTTTGGTCAATGGTAAAGATGATTCTCCTTTGGCTAAATTCTTGTATCACGATAAATTGATGCATATT
It contains:
- a CDS encoding c-type cytochrome encodes the protein MSIEQQPQHEEKTSTSFIIAVSILAVVTPALIIAILAFALNKEPVSEEFSDDAITLRIAPVASYNVLSPVAAAPVKTGPLSGEQVYNETCHTCHGAGLAGAPKVGDNAAWAPRIAEGAEQLFTHALKGFNAMPAKGGNPDLEDLEVERAVVYMINHSGGNLPEPK
- a CDS encoding outer membrane protein assembly factor BamE; this translates as MNLNRFFRFSATTLVAGMLVACSTSNVNPDTGLTDDPQWPEVSQSDIDSGRVGRVVPRESLATLRGGMTKDNLYYILGTPDYVGAWRSTDWNYVLRFKKDDNLENDTVCILKVTYQSPRFEPKIARGFYWKPLSPANAVCPPELDFKGLAYKANTQTSHQKHL
- the betB gene encoding betaine-aldehyde dehydrogenase; amino-acid sequence: MTLLTSYIQGNYVPVKESAYVFETINPANGEVLAKVQQSDRDEVDFAVRSAKEGQKIWAAKTPVERSRILLKAVALLRERNDELALLETRDTGKPLSETLYVDIVTGADVIEYYAGLVAAIEGRQIPLRDSSFVYTRQEPLGVVAGIGAWNYPIQIAMWKAAPALAAGNAMIFKPSEVTPCSALKLAEIFTQAGLPDGVFNVVQGDWRVGEMLSLHPDIAKVSFTGGVSTGKKVMSQAAGSTLKEVTMELGGKSPLIICPDADLDLAADIAMMANFYSSGQVCTNGTRVFVPKSLVAEFEQKIIERVARIRLGNPEKEETNFGPLVSFSHMEKVLSYIEKGKVEGAKLLAGGTRVTDGEYAKGAYVAPTVFTDCHDEMSIVRDEIFGPVMSMLTYETEGEVIRRANDTTYGLAAGVVSPDLKTAHRIIAQIQAGICWLNTWGESPAQMPVGGYKASGVGRENGIQTLMHYTQTKSIQVELGEFRSVF
- the betA gene encoding choline dehydrogenase yields the protein MKTEYDYIIVGAGSAGSCLAARLTEDAGVRVLLLEAGRPDYRLDFRTQMPAGLAMPLQGRTYNWGYKTDPEPYMNNRRMDCSRGMGLGGSSLINGMCYIRGNALDFDHWAKIKGLEDWTYLDCLPYFKKAECRDAGANDYHGGDGPIEVTTAKPGTNPLFEAMIQAGVDAGYPRTEDLNGYQQEGFGPMDRFVTKEGRRSSTSRGYLDVAKERDTLTILTGAMTDTLVFDGKRCVGVRYSHQGETKISYAAKEVIVSSGSIASPQLLQRSGVGPGQWLKELSIAEVLDLSGVGNNLQDHLELYIQYECKEPVSITPATYWWNQPAIGAEWLFKGTGLGASNQFEGGGFIRTHDKFEWPNIQYHFLPIAVRYDGRSASKTHSFQAHVGSMRSLSRGRVKLKSRDPKEHPSILFNYMSHEQDWEEFRAAIRITREIMNQPALDPYRGKPITPTLDIQTDEQLDAYVREHGETAYHPSCTCAMGEGNQAVVDGQGRVHGLEGLRVVDASIMPNIITGNLNATTIMMAEKIADKIRGRDPLPRSTAPYYVANGAPVRGTPKREA